A genomic region of Caulobacter vibrioides contains the following coding sequences:
- the flgE gene encoding flagellar hook protein FlgE, with protein sequence MSINSAMLAGVSGLVANSSALAAISDNIANVNTVGFKRSTSNFSTLVTSGNKNQTYSAGGVKAQTHQFISQQGLTQSTTSNLDISISGSGFFVTTEKPENLTAADTRSFTRAGSFQLDSLGYLRNDAGLYLQGWLADPVSGLITPDPSDLTQLASINVGSVGGTAEKTTRVGVNANLRSEQPVAAAVSYKVGTAGTASKTNVVDSAGTSHNYDVIYSSTGVANPVSGNNEYLVDIKENGVIVATGKVAYDAATNEIVTSEIDYKGASPVAGTLTTTRINAAGDTIDLEDLGIIDTAGVDDAEVVAGKLYDPSTWSMSDYAKDNSKGVKPDFEVQIPLSDSKGGQRTVTLSLLKGPGPNQWYAELRAKPGDLANNGNGQISTGIIEFTTDGKLKNTGGLFGTTSPTSITIKASGYVAPAVTPPAVQPPAPPTWADNLGIDEQEVQIDLASAAGGLTQYNSQSVVQSVNTNGTAFGNLTNIEVDEGGYVSAIFDNGVTRRIAQVAIATFSNPNGLKGVNGNAYRVTNESGTYSLKAPSQGGAGALAPSTLEASTVDLSQEFTGLITTQRAYSASSKIITTADQMLEELLNIKR encoded by the coding sequence ATGAGCATCAACAGCGCCATGCTCGCCGGCGTTTCCGGTCTGGTCGCCAACTCGTCGGCCCTGGCCGCCATCTCGGACAACATCGCCAACGTCAACACGGTCGGTTTCAAGCGCTCGACCTCGAACTTCTCCACCCTGGTCACGTCCGGCAACAAGAACCAGACCTACAGCGCCGGTGGCGTGAAGGCTCAGACGCACCAGTTCATCAGCCAGCAGGGCCTGACCCAGTCGACGACCTCGAACCTGGATATCTCGATCTCGGGCTCGGGCTTCTTCGTCACCACGGAAAAGCCGGAGAACCTGACGGCCGCCGACACCCGCTCGTTCACCCGCGCCGGCTCGTTCCAGCTCGACAGCCTCGGCTATCTGCGCAACGACGCGGGCCTTTATCTGCAAGGCTGGCTGGCCGACCCGGTCAGCGGCCTGATCACCCCCGACCCGTCGGACCTGACGCAGCTGGCGTCGATCAACGTCGGCAGCGTCGGCGGCACGGCCGAGAAGACCACGCGCGTCGGCGTCAACGCCAACCTGCGCTCCGAGCAGCCGGTGGCGGCGGCGGTCTCCTACAAGGTCGGCACGGCGGGTACGGCGTCGAAGACCAACGTCGTCGACTCGGCGGGTACGTCGCATAACTACGACGTCATCTACAGCTCCACCGGCGTGGCCAATCCGGTCAGCGGCAACAACGAATACCTGGTCGACATCAAGGAAAACGGCGTGATCGTCGCCACCGGTAAGGTGGCCTACGACGCGGCTACGAACGAGATCGTCACCTCGGAGATCGACTACAAGGGCGCCAGCCCGGTGGCCGGCACCTTGACCACCACCCGCATCAACGCCGCCGGCGATACGATCGACCTGGAGGATCTGGGCATCATCGACACCGCCGGCGTCGACGACGCCGAGGTCGTCGCGGGCAAGCTCTACGATCCGTCGACCTGGTCGATGTCGGACTACGCCAAGGACAACAGCAAGGGCGTCAAGCCGGACTTCGAAGTCCAGATCCCGCTGTCGGACTCCAAGGGCGGTCAGCGCACCGTGACCCTGTCGCTGCTGAAGGGCCCCGGCCCGAACCAGTGGTACGCCGAGCTGCGCGCCAAGCCGGGTGACCTGGCCAACAACGGCAACGGCCAGATCAGCACGGGCATCATCGAGTTCACCACTGATGGCAAGCTGAAGAACACCGGCGGACTGTTCGGCACCACGAGCCCGACATCGATCACGATCAAGGCCTCTGGCTATGTCGCGCCTGCGGTCACGCCGCCTGCGGTGCAGCCGCCCGCGCCGCCGACCTGGGCCGACAACCTGGGCATCGATGAGCAGGAGGTCCAGATCGACCTGGCCAGCGCCGCCGGCGGCCTGACCCAGTACAACAGCCAGTCGGTGGTTCAGTCGGTGAACACCAACGGCACGGCCTTCGGCAACCTGACCAATATCGAGGTCGACGAGGGCGGCTACGTCTCGGCCATCTTCGACAACGGCGTCACCCGCCGGATCGCCCAGGTCGCCATCGCCACCTTCTCGAACCCGAACGGTCTGAAGGGCGTCAACGGCAATGCTTATCGGGTCACCAACGAGAGCGGCACCTACAGCCTGAAGGCTCCGTCGCAAGGCGGCGCCGGCGCTCTGGCCCCCTCTACCCTTGAAGCCTCGACCGTTGATCTGTCCCAGGAGTTCACCGGTCTGATCACTACTCAGCGCGCCTACTCGGCTTCGTCGAAGATCATCACGACCGCCGACCAGATGCTTGAGGAACTCTTGAATATTAAGCGCTGA
- the sciP gene encoding CtrA inhibitor SciP — translation MLQQQRTNSRGEKYVIGPTGAPLTLADLPPAETQRWVIRRKAEVVAAVRGGLLSLDEACDRYKLTNDEFLSWQQSIDRHGLAGLRTTRIQQYR, via the coding sequence ATGTTGCAGCAGCAGCGCACCAACAGCCGGGGTGAAAAGTACGTCATCGGTCCGACCGGTGCGCCTCTCACTCTGGCGGATTTGCCGCCCGCGGAGACCCAGCGTTGGGTCATCCGTCGGAAGGCCGAGGTCGTGGCCGCCGTTCGCGGGGGTCTGCTCTCGCTCGACGAGGCGTGCGATCGTTACAAGCTGACGAACGACGAGTTCCTCAGCTGGCAGCAGTCGATCGATCGGCACGGCCTGGCGGGCCTGCGGACCACTCGGATCCAGCAGTACCGTTAA
- a CDS encoding flagellar hook assembly protein FlgD — protein MATAVSSQNTSSVLDKINNSRTSLATNKETFLKLLTTQLKNQDPLSPTDTTQMTQQITQMTGVEQQLVTNDLLAALVGMNTGTGLSEGVSMIGKQISAISDTSTLKNGAATFSWTQPSASASLKVEIKNPAGKVVRTLTPDDQKSGDHVITWDGKDDSGAQLPDGGVYGIVVTAKTGDGKEIKATNIKGRTEGVVTAVDNTTGQPMVVVDGKTVPVDNVVGIKAAA, from the coding sequence ATGGCCACCGCCGTCTCGTCACAGAACACTTCGTCGGTCCTCGACAAGATCAACAACTCGCGCACGTCGCTGGCGACCAACAAGGAGACCTTCCTCAAGCTGCTGACCACGCAGCTGAAGAACCAGGATCCCCTGTCGCCGACCGACACCACCCAGATGACCCAGCAGATCACGCAGATGACCGGCGTGGAGCAGCAGCTGGTCACCAACGACCTCTTGGCCGCGCTGGTGGGCATGAACACCGGCACGGGCCTCTCCGAGGGCGTTTCGATGATCGGCAAGCAGATCTCGGCCATCAGCGACACCTCGACCCTGAAGAACGGTGCGGCGACCTTCTCCTGGACCCAGCCCAGCGCCTCGGCGTCGCTGAAGGTCGAGATCAAGAACCCCGCCGGCAAGGTGGTCCGCACCCTGACGCCGGACGACCAGAAGAGCGGCGACCACGTCATCACCTGGGATGGCAAGGACGACAGCGGCGCCCAGCTGCCCGACGGCGGCGTCTACGGCATCGTCGTGACGGCCAAGACCGGCGACGGCAAGGAAATCAAGGCGACCAACATCAAGGGTCGCACCGAGGGCGTGGTGACCGCCGTCGACAACACCACCGGTCAGCCGATGGTCGTGGTCGATGGCAAGACCGTCCCCGTCGACAACGTCGTCGGCATCAAGGCCGCGGCCTAG
- a CDS encoding flagellar hook-length control protein FliK, whose amino-acid sequence MTAIAAPTAALPAAPTPAGGVKASADAFDALLAIAGRPDETPAQRPAPRRAEAKSDDRDQDREVKAAEKPARPEARADAKAVDRSEDPRADGDDAVEGGREAKASDAKTNDDAAADKASGAETQTSEASVEALVEVDSTLASAQAAAMLIAAMSAEPATTPPIEVAVEPAPASAAVAVGDAAAFAAAVEVAGEAPVVAPQGQATTEPAPEAAAVTAPQAASAPTTAVAGEQALDAAALEALTALAGEAETPLDAESQTTPRAAPTTTTAATTPTVAPTAQTKTAEATPAAAVAPASSATPAPVATPIEQAAAPVEAPIVAEAAPVATAANTDAVEASPAVTSGVATLAAKTVEAPATQAAPSGAPAAVVAAEAVETAQAVTAVASGAAGGDASANTDANATAQTNVSDTAAAAAAPLEAAVAGASSAEAAPTSTATPPVQLQAANTAAPAVAPAPVRGSPETVAALSAEILKKADAKTTRFDVALTPDGLGKVDVRIEIARDGALTASMRFDTAHAAQELRGKANELRQALADAGFNVADNGLSFDVSSQDGRSQNPFFAFEGWGDQGQRAFSGRAFQAALTGEEDITITPELLPGLKTAVDSGLDIRI is encoded by the coding sequence ACCCGCCGCGCCGACCCCGGCCGGCGGCGTCAAGGCGTCCGCCGACGCCTTTGACGCCCTGCTGGCCATCGCCGGCCGACCGGACGAGACGCCGGCCCAGCGCCCGGCGCCGCGCCGCGCCGAGGCCAAGAGCGATGACCGTGACCAGGATCGCGAGGTAAAGGCCGCCGAAAAGCCCGCCCGTCCCGAGGCGCGCGCCGACGCCAAGGCCGTCGATCGCAGCGAAGACCCCCGCGCCGACGGCGACGACGCCGTCGAGGGGGGCCGCGAGGCCAAGGCCAGCGACGCCAAGACCAATGACGACGCGGCCGCCGACAAGGCGTCCGGCGCCGAGACCCAGACGTCCGAGGCGAGCGTCGAGGCTCTGGTCGAGGTCGACTCGACCCTGGCCTCGGCCCAGGCCGCCGCGATGCTGATCGCCGCCATGTCGGCCGAGCCGGCGACGACGCCGCCGATCGAGGTCGCGGTCGAGCCGGCCCCCGCGTCCGCCGCCGTCGCCGTGGGCGACGCCGCAGCCTTCGCCGCTGCGGTCGAGGTCGCCGGTGAGGCGCCGGTCGTCGCGCCGCAGGGCCAGGCGACGACCGAGCCGGCTCCGGAGGCCGCCGCCGTGACCGCGCCGCAGGCGGCGTCGGCGCCGACGACCGCCGTCGCCGGCGAACAGGCGCTGGACGCCGCCGCGCTCGAGGCCCTGACCGCGCTGGCCGGTGAGGCCGAGACGCCCCTCGACGCCGAGAGCCAGACCACGCCGCGCGCCGCGCCGACGACCACGACGGCGGCGACGACCCCGACGGTCGCGCCGACCGCACAGACCAAGACCGCCGAGGCGACGCCCGCCGCTGCGGTCGCGCCGGCGTCCAGCGCCACGCCGGCTCCGGTCGCCACGCCGATCGAGCAGGCCGCCGCGCCGGTGGAAGCCCCGATCGTCGCGGAGGCCGCCCCGGTGGCGACCGCCGCCAATACGGACGCCGTCGAGGCCTCGCCCGCCGTGACGTCGGGCGTCGCGACCCTCGCCGCCAAGACGGTGGAAGCGCCCGCGACCCAGGCCGCGCCGTCCGGCGCGCCTGCTGCGGTCGTGGCCGCAGAAGCGGTTGAGACCGCTCAGGCCGTGACCGCCGTCGCGTCCGGCGCGGCGGGCGGCGACGCCAGCGCCAACACCGACGCCAACGCCACCGCCCAAACCAACGTTTCCGACACCGCCGCCGCCGCCGCCGCGCCCCTGGAGGCTGCGGTCGCCGGGGCGAGCAGCGCCGAAGCCGCGCCGACCTCGACCGCCACGCCGCCGGTCCAGCTGCAGGCCGCCAACACCGCCGCGCCCGCCGTCGCGCCGGCCCCGGTGCGCGGCTCGCCCGAGACCGTCGCGGCCCTGTCGGCCGAGATCCTCAAGAAGGCCGACGCCAAGACCACGCGCTTCGACGTGGCCCTGACCCCGGACGGCCTGGGCAAGGTCGATGTGCGGATCGAGATCGCCCGCGACGGCGCCCTGACCGCGTCCATGCGCTTCGACACCGCCCACGCGGCCCAGGAGCTGCGCGGCAAGGCCAATGAGCTGCGTCAGGCGCTGGCCGACGCCGGCTTCAACGTCGCCGACAACGGGCTCAGCTTCGACGTCTCCAGCCAGGACGGCCGGAGCCAGAACCCGTTCTTCGCCTTCGAAGGCTGGGGCGACCAGGGACAGCGCGCCTTCTCGGGTCGCGCCTTCCAGGCCGCCCTGACCGGCGAGGAAGACATCACCATCACCCCCGAACTGCTGCCCGGCCTGAAGACCGCCGTCGACAGCGGTCTGGACATCCGGATCTAG
- the fliF gene encoding flagellar basal-body MS-ring/collar protein FliF: MESFLGSIRQFGVGRLAAMLGVGAGVVAVLVALVMFMGKEPNELLYSNLDLKEASEVTQALDQAGIKYETKGDGSTIMVPRDKVASARLMVAGKGLVSSGSIGYEIFDNSNALGQTDFVQQLNRQRALQGELERTIKAMQGVNSVRVHLVLPKRQLFEEDAEQPSAAVTIGVGSREPSSDMVRAIQNLVSSSVPNMKAEKVAVIDQHGKTLSAPSDESLAGKMAQDRKSEVEARIAKTVKDMIEGVLGPGKARVNVTADLDLNRVTTQEERFDPDGQVVRSESTTEASSQENKNDDNTGVTAAANVPGGQGANGFQQLGSRSGQNDSVTNYEISKSVKTTVQEPGAIKKVAVAVAIDGVSAPMGKDGKPGAYTPRTAEEIQQIEELVKTAVGFDAERGDQVKVTNIKFPQPEDQGLEKAGLLAGFDKNDIMRAAELGLLAIVALLILLFAVRPFIKNLSAPAPGQIALAGPSGGAPVTRLVTLSDGTQQQVVVDQSGEPIAIAGPPASDIDSRIDIAKIEGQVKASSIKRVSEFVEKHPDESVAILRNWLHEST, from the coding sequence GTGGAAAGCTTTCTGGGTTCAATCAGGCAGTTCGGCGTCGGGCGTCTCGCCGCGATGCTGGGCGTCGGCGCGGGTGTCGTCGCCGTGCTCGTGGCCCTGGTCATGTTCATGGGCAAGGAGCCCAATGAGCTGCTCTATTCGAACCTGGACCTGAAGGAAGCCTCGGAAGTCACCCAGGCCCTCGACCAGGCCGGCATCAAGTATGAAACCAAGGGCGACGGCTCGACCATCATGGTGCCGCGCGACAAGGTCGCCAGCGCGCGCCTGATGGTGGCGGGCAAGGGGCTCGTGAGCTCCGGCTCCATCGGCTACGAGATCTTCGACAACAGCAATGCGCTGGGCCAGACCGACTTCGTCCAGCAACTGAACCGCCAGCGCGCTCTGCAGGGCGAGCTGGAGCGCACCATCAAGGCGATGCAGGGCGTCAACAGTGTCCGCGTGCACCTGGTTCTGCCCAAGCGCCAACTCTTCGAGGAAGACGCCGAACAGCCTTCGGCCGCCGTGACGATCGGCGTGGGCTCGCGCGAGCCGTCGTCGGACATGGTCCGCGCCATCCAGAACCTGGTCTCGTCGTCGGTGCCGAACATGAAGGCCGAAAAGGTCGCGGTCATCGACCAGCACGGCAAGACCCTGTCGGCCCCCAGCGACGAGAGCCTGGCCGGCAAGATGGCCCAGGACCGCAAGTCCGAGGTCGAGGCCCGCATCGCCAAGACCGTCAAGGACATGATCGAGGGCGTGCTGGGCCCGGGCAAGGCCCGCGTCAACGTGACCGCCGATCTGGACCTGAACCGGGTGACCACCCAGGAAGAGCGCTTCGATCCGGATGGTCAGGTTGTCCGGTCGGAAAGCACCACCGAGGCCTCCAGCCAGGAAAACAAGAACGACGACAACACCGGCGTCACCGCGGCGGCCAACGTGCCCGGCGGCCAGGGCGCCAATGGGTTCCAGCAGCTGGGCTCGCGCTCGGGTCAGAACGACAGCGTCACCAACTACGAGATCTCCAAGTCGGTGAAGACCACCGTCCAGGAGCCGGGTGCGATCAAGAAGGTCGCGGTCGCGGTCGCCATCGACGGCGTGTCGGCCCCGATGGGCAAGGACGGCAAGCCCGGCGCCTATACGCCGCGCACCGCCGAGGAGATCCAGCAGATCGAGGAACTGGTGAAGACCGCCGTCGGCTTTGACGCCGAGCGGGGCGACCAGGTCAAGGTCACCAACATCAAGTTCCCGCAGCCCGAGGATCAGGGCCTTGAGAAGGCGGGGCTGCTGGCGGGCTTCGACAAGAACGACATCATGCGCGCGGCCGAACTGGGCCTTCTGGCGATCGTGGCGCTGCTGATCCTGCTGTTCGCGGTCCGCCCGTTCATCAAGAACCTGTCGGCGCCCGCGCCGGGTCAGATCGCTCTGGCCGGACCGTCGGGCGGCGCGCCTGTCACGCGGCTGGTGACCTTGTCGGACGGCACGCAGCAGCAGGTGGTCGTCGACCAGTCCGGCGAGCCGATCGCCATCGCCGGCCCGCCGGCCAGCGACATCGACTCGCGTATCGACATCGCCAAGATCGAGGGCCAGGTGAAGGCTTCGTCGATCAAGCGCGTCTCCGAGTTCGTCGAGAAGCACCCCGACGAGTCGGTCGCGATCCTCCGTAACTGGCTGCACGAGTCGACCTGA